The following coding sequences are from one Seonamhaeicola sp. ML3 window:
- a CDS encoding formimidoylglutamase, whose product MNFSFLSPVSDLVLAHNELLATQALGRKIKIHTEQNGIPDLEGVSIAIIGVLENRNDVNYIGTTFNLDEVRKTFYALFPGSWNTQVADLGDIHKGESVEDTYFALKTAISILVKKDIIPIIIGGSQDLTYANYRAYDDLIPMVNIVNVDSKFDLGDSSKPIKNNSFIGKVVLEQPYNLFNYATIGYQTYFNSQEEIDLMASLYFESYRLGEVSNNIALVEPVLRDANIVSVDLTSVKGSELSSKQKFSPNGLDGKEICAIARYAGISNKVSSFGIYEYKPSNDDEITSMLISQMLWYFIEGVNYRVKDDDFSDERYFEKYITLVDTEELVFYKSNKTGRWWIEIPFLSEVNNKLKRHTLLPCTHEDYLEACKNKVPERWYKAIRKNSV is encoded by the coding sequence ATGAACTTTAGTTTTCTTTCGCCTGTCTCAGATTTAGTGCTAGCCCATAACGAGTTATTAGCCACGCAAGCATTAGGAAGAAAAATTAAAATTCATACCGAACAAAATGGAATTCCCGATTTAGAAGGTGTTTCCATTGCTATAATTGGTGTTCTGGAAAATAGAAACGATGTAAACTACATTGGTACAACGTTTAATCTAGATGAGGTAAGGAAAACATTTTATGCGCTCTTTCCAGGAAGTTGGAACACACAAGTGGCCGATTTGGGCGATATACACAAGGGAGAAAGTGTAGAAGACACTTATTTTGCATTAAAGACAGCCATAAGCATACTCGTAAAAAAAGATATAATTCCTATAATAATTGGGGGTTCCCAAGACCTTACTTATGCAAATTACAGGGCTTATGATGATTTAATCCCTATGGTCAACATAGTTAATGTAGACAGTAAGTTCGATTTAGGCGATTCGTCTAAACCCATCAAAAATAATAGCTTTATAGGTAAAGTGGTCTTAGAACAGCCTTATAATCTTTTTAATTATGCTACCATTGGTTATCAAACTTACTTTAATTCCCAAGAGGAAATCGATTTAATGGCTAGCCTTTATTTCGAGTCTTACAGGTTGGGGGAAGTTTCAAATAACATAGCATTGGTAGAGCCAGTTTTAAGAGATGCCAATATTGTAAGCGTAGATTTAACATCTGTTAAAGGTTCAGAGCTCAGTTCAAAACAAAAATTTTCTCCGAATGGATTAGACGGAAAGGAGATTTGTGCCATTGCCCGATATGCAGGAATAAGTAATAAGGTGTCCTCTTTTGGTATTTATGAGTACAAGCCTTCTAATGATGATGAAATAACGTCTATGTTAATCTCCCAAATGCTTTGGTATTTTATAGAAGGTGTGAATTATAGAGTTAAGGACGACGATTTTTCAGATGAACGCTATTTCGAAAAGTATATCACACTTGTAGATACCGAGGAATTGGTTTTCTACAAAAGCAATAAAACAGGACGATGGTGGATTGAAATTCCATTTTTGTCTGAAGTCAATAATAAATTAAAAAGACATACGTTATTACCTTGCACGCACGAAGATTACTTGGAAGCCTGTAAAAATAAGGTGCCAGAGCGCTGGTACAAAGCCATACGAAAGAATAGCGTGTAG
- the gldN gene encoding gliding motility protein GldN has protein sequence MNLKSFLLTVATVFTASGMFAQANILNAKSPDEIGVRTEEQKAVDNDKPLEYGYVDDRDVLFAKMTWERVVLDERVNFPLYYPIDTNNIGKDRRCLYDVLMKNIKNGKIKNIYDDSYFSTKRTLKDIEAALVRVDTTELGIEQLNAGEEVSAEYINRRDITAADIVEYRVKGLWYFDKRQAEMKYRLLGIAPVAPDVNFIDTDNPDLVPLFWVFFPDAREVLHEAKSFNSANSSLPFSFDHVLNSRRFHGFIYKEENVHGDRAISEYVSDNSLMQLLESERIKDKIRDFELDMWTY, from the coding sequence ATGAATTTAAAAAGTTTTTTATTAACCGTAGCAACTGTATTTACAGCTTCAGGTATGTTTGCACAGGCAAATATCTTAAACGCTAAAAGCCCAGATGAAATTGGGGTTAGAACCGAAGAGCAAAAAGCTGTAGACAACGACAAGCCTTTAGAATATGGTTATGTAGACGATAGAGATGTGTTATTCGCAAAAATGACTTGGGAGCGTGTAGTTCTCGATGAGCGAGTAAACTTCCCGCTATACTACCCTATAGATACCAACAACATTGGTAAAGACAGACGTTGTTTGTATGATGTACTTATGAAGAACATTAAAAATGGTAAAATAAAGAACATTTATGATGATTCATATTTTTCTACAAAACGTACACTCAAAGATATCGAAGCTGCCTTGGTAAGAGTTGATACTACCGAATTAGGTATTGAGCAATTAAACGCCGGAGAAGAGGTATCTGCCGAGTACATAAACAGAAGAGATATAACAGCAGCCGATATTGTAGAATACCGTGTTAAAGGGCTATGGTATTTCGATAAACGCCAAGCTGAAATGAAATACAGACTATTGGGAATTGCGCCTGTAGCACCAGATGTTAACTTTATTGATACAGATAACCCAGATTTAGTGCCATTATTTTGGGTATTCTTTCCAGATGCGAGAGAAGTGCTTCATGAGGCCAAATCCTTTAACAGTGCCAATAGTTCGTTACCGTTCTCTTTTGATCATGTCCTAAACTCAAGACGTTTTCACGGCTTTATTTATAAAGAGGAAAATGTACATGGCGATAGGGCCATTAGCGAATATGTCTCAGACAATTCATTAATGCAATTGCTCGAATCTGAAAGGATCAAGGATAAAATACGAGATTTTGAATTAGATATGTGGACCTATTAA
- a CDS encoding FAD-binding oxidoreductase, giving the protein MQQVDYIVVGAGLAGINFCEQLRAHNKSFVVFDDGSQKSSVVAGGLYNPVVLKRFTGVWKAKEQLGIALPIYATLEKLLNVKLDYKIPVYRKFASTEEQNNWFIAADKPLLKPYLSDEIIKNTNPSIEAPFGFGKVLETGRIDTKTLIAKYKVFLQESKRLLEERIDYDALVVEPNVVKYNNIEAKYIVFSEGFGIQCNPFFKNMPLVPAKGELLIIHAPELKLDVVLKSAAFLIPLENDHYIVGATYEWQDLTNNVSAKGKNELLSKLERLITCPFEVVNQVAGVRPTVKDRRPLVGHHKDYKNMFLLNGLGTRGVMIGPYAAKQLYNYIEHNMPLDKEVDIARF; this is encoded by the coding sequence ATGCAGCAAGTAGATTACATTGTGGTAGGCGCAGGATTGGCTGGTATTAATTTTTGTGAACAGTTAAGAGCGCACAATAAAAGTTTTGTGGTTTTTGATGATGGTTCGCAGAAGTCTTCGGTCGTAGCCGGAGGGCTCTACAATCCTGTGGTACTTAAACGTTTCACCGGAGTTTGGAAAGCTAAAGAGCAATTAGGAATTGCATTACCTATATACGCTACTCTCGAAAAACTTTTAAATGTAAAACTGGATTATAAAATTCCAGTGTATCGAAAATTTGCCTCAACCGAAGAACAAAACAATTGGTTTATAGCTGCAGATAAACCTTTGCTTAAGCCCTATCTTTCAGATGAAATTATAAAGAATACAAATCCAAGTATAGAAGCGCCTTTTGGTTTTGGTAAAGTACTCGAAACAGGGCGGATTGATACAAAAACACTAATTGCCAAGTATAAAGTTTTTCTTCAAGAAAGCAAAAGGTTATTAGAAGAACGGATTGATTATGACGCTCTGGTCGTTGAGCCTAATGTTGTAAAATATAATAACATTGAAGCCAAATATATTGTGTTTTCCGAAGGTTTTGGTATACAGTGTAATCCGTTTTTTAAAAACATGCCTTTAGTTCCCGCAAAAGGGGAATTATTGATTATTCATGCGCCTGAACTAAAACTAGATGTTGTTTTAAAATCGGCTGCATTTTTGATTCCCTTAGAAAACGATCACTATATCGTAGGGGCTACTTACGAATGGCAAGATTTAACAAATAATGTGTCCGCTAAAGGAAAAAACGAACTCTTATCTAAATTAGAGAGGCTCATAACATGTCCCTTCGAAGTAGTTAATCAAGTTGCTGGAGTAAGGCCTACCGTAAAAGACAGAAGGCCGCTTGTTGGTCACCACAAGGATTACAAAAATATGTTTCTGTTAAATGGTTTGGGTACAAGAGGGGTGATGATTGGCCCTTATGCAGCAAAACAGCTTTATAATTATATCGAGCACAACATGCCCCTAGATAAAGAGGTCGATATTGCTAGGTTTTAA
- the topA gene encoding type I DNA topoisomerase yields MAKNLVIVESPAKAKTIEKFLGKDFKVESSFGHISDLPSKELGVDVDGDFKPKYEVSKDKKAVVKKLKELAKKAEMVWLASDEDREGEAIAWHLAEALKLDKEKTRRIVFHEITKSAIKKAIENPRGIDYDLVDAQQARRVLDRIVGYELSPVLWRKVKGGLSAGRVQSVSVRLIVEKEREITNFKPVPSYRVVAEFSNENGQAFKAKLPKNFSTKEEAQQFLKANVDANYKVADLQKKPAKKSPAAPFTTSTLQQEASRKLYFSVSKTMTMAQRLYEAGLITYMRTDSTNLSDEARQGAQAEIEEAYGSNYSKPRNYSGKSKGAQEAHEAIRPTDFSRHTVNIDRDQARLYELIWKRAIASQMSEAQLERTNVKISASTHSETFTANGEVITFDGFLKVYLEGTDDEDVEQEGMLPAMKTGESLLNNYITATERYTRPPARFTEASLVKKLEELGIGRPSTYAPTISTIQNRNYIEKGTVEGVERKYAQLTLTNGAVTEKELSEKVGSDKGKLVPTDIGMIVTDFLVNHFDQILDYNFTAKVEEDFDSIAEGEEDWTKMMKSFWKDFHPKVEDVKENAERESGERILGVDPKTGRQVSVRLGRFGPMVQIGTVDEEEKPLFASLTPDQQLTTITFEEAMDLFQLPKSLGEYEGEEIQVNNGRFGPYVKFGKTFVSLPKGADPLSVDLDDAIVLIKEKQKADAPIYVYQDLPVQKGKGRFGPFIKWNSMFINVNKKYDWDNLSDSDIVELIEDKIQKEKDKLIHHWEAEGIRVEKARWGRHNVIQGKLKVELAKTVDVSKMTLDEAKAIIEANAPKKKTTRKKATAKKK; encoded by the coding sequence ATGGCGAAGAATTTAGTGATTGTAGAGTCACCTGCAAAAGCAAAAACCATTGAGAAATTTCTAGGAAAAGATTTTAAAGTAGAGTCTAGCTTTGGGCATATATCAGACTTGCCTTCAAAGGAGTTAGGGGTTGATGTAGACGGTGATTTCAAACCAAAATACGAAGTATCTAAAGATAAAAAAGCGGTTGTAAAAAAACTGAAAGAGTTAGCCAAGAAAGCTGAAATGGTATGGTTAGCAAGTGATGAAGACCGCGAGGGAGAGGCAATTGCATGGCATTTAGCTGAGGCTTTAAAATTAGACAAGGAAAAGACAAGACGTATTGTTTTTCATGAAATTACTAAGTCGGCCATAAAAAAAGCGATAGAAAACCCAAGAGGCATAGATTACGATTTGGTAGATGCGCAACAAGCCCGTCGTGTTTTAGATAGAATCGTTGGGTACGAATTATCTCCGGTGTTATGGCGAAAGGTAAAAGGCGGTCTCTCTGCGGGTAGAGTACAATCGGTTTCAGTGCGTTTAATTGTGGAAAAAGAGCGTGAGATTACCAATTTTAAACCAGTGCCTTCTTACAGAGTGGTAGCCGAGTTTTCAAATGAAAACGGACAAGCCTTTAAAGCAAAACTGCCAAAGAACTTTTCTACGAAAGAAGAAGCGCAACAATTCTTAAAAGCGAATGTTGACGCCAATTACAAAGTAGCCGATTTACAAAAAAAGCCAGCTAAAAAATCACCAGCTGCGCCGTTTACAACATCGACATTACAGCAAGAGGCTTCACGTAAATTATATTTCTCTGTAAGTAAAACCATGACCATGGCACAGCGTCTTTACGAAGCCGGTCTCATTACTTATATGAGAACAGATAGTACAAATTTATCTGATGAAGCTAGGCAAGGCGCTCAAGCAGAAATCGAAGAGGCGTACGGTTCCAATTACAGTAAACCTAGAAATTATTCAGGAAAATCTAAAGGGGCTCAAGAGGCTCACGAGGCCATTCGTCCTACCGATTTTTCAAGACACACCGTTAATATAGACAGAGATCAAGCCCGTTTGTACGAGTTAATCTGGAAACGTGCCATTGCCTCTCAAATGAGTGAGGCGCAATTAGAACGAACCAATGTAAAGATTAGTGCCTCAACGCATAGTGAAACCTTTACGGCAAATGGTGAGGTAATTACTTTTGATGGTTTCCTAAAAGTCTACTTAGAGGGGACAGACGATGAAGATGTTGAACAAGAAGGAATGTTACCGGCAATGAAAACCGGTGAAAGCCTCTTAAATAATTACATAACTGCAACAGAGCGTTACACAAGGCCGCCGGCAAGATTTACCGAGGCATCTTTGGTTAAGAAACTCGAGGAGCTAGGTATTGGGCGCCCGTCTACTTACGCGCCAACAATTTCAACAATTCAAAATAGAAATTATATCGAAAAAGGTACTGTTGAAGGTGTAGAACGAAAATATGCCCAACTTACATTAACCAATGGCGCTGTTACCGAAAAAGAGCTTTCTGAAAAAGTAGGGTCCGATAAAGGAAAATTAGTGCCTACAGATATTGGTATGATTGTGACCGATTTCTTGGTGAATCATTTCGACCAGATATTAGATTACAATTTTACAGCGAAAGTAGAAGAAGACTTCGATAGTATTGCCGAGGGCGAAGAAGATTGGACCAAAATGATGAAGTCGTTCTGGAAAGATTTTCATCCTAAGGTAGAAGATGTTAAAGAAAATGCCGAAAGAGAATCAGGTGAACGTATTTTAGGTGTAGATCCAAAAACGGGAAGACAGGTTAGTGTACGTTTAGGTCGATTTGGGCCTATGGTACAGATAGGGACTGTTGATGAAGAGGAAAAACCCTTGTTCGCGAGTTTAACTCCAGACCAACAATTAACAACAATTACTTTTGAAGAGGCCATGGATTTATTTCAGCTTCCAAAAAGTTTAGGTGAATATGAAGGTGAGGAAATTCAAGTGAATAACGGCCGTTTTGGGCCCTATGTAAAATTCGGAAAAACATTTGTCTCCCTACCAAAAGGTGCAGACCCTCTAAGTGTCGATTTAGATGATGCTATTGTTCTAATTAAAGAAAAGCAAAAAGCAGATGCTCCTATTTATGTGTATCAAGACTTGCCAGTTCAAAAGGGTAAAGGACGTTTTGGGCCATTTATTAAATGGAACAGTATGTTTATTAACGTGAACAAGAAATATGATTGGGATAACTTGTCAGATTCAGACATCGTCGAATTGATTGAAGATAAAATTCAAAAAGAAAAAGATAAGTTAATTCACCATTGGGAGGCCGAAGGTATTCGTGTGGAAAAGGCAAGATGGGGACGACACAATGTAATTCAAGGAAAACTTAAAGTTGAATTAGCTAAAACTGTTGATGTTTCCAAAATGACTTTAGATGAGGCCAAGGCTATCATAGAGGCCAACGCGCCAAAGAAAAAGACAACTCGAAAAAAGGCAACTGCCAAAAAGAAATAG
- the gldL gene encoding gliding motility protein GldL encodes MAQSKANKKFMNLAYGLGASIVIIGALFKIIHFEIGPLTGNVMLTIGLVTEAIIFAISAFEPVDDELDWSLVYPELAGGQAAAKEREENPQGLLSQKLDSLLKEAKIDGELISSLGESIKNFEGAAKNMSSTVDSIEATKKYGEELSLAAAQMESLNSMYKVQLESINKQTSINEESVENAAKLKEQMQSLASNLSSLNGVYGGMLSAMNKD; translated from the coding sequence ATGGCACAGTCAAAAGCAAACAAAAAGTTTATGAATTTAGCTTACGGGTTAGGGGCATCAATTGTAATTATTGGAGCACTTTTCAAAATCATACACTTTGAAATTGGACCTCTAACGGGTAATGTAATGTTAACTATAGGTCTTGTAACCGAAGCTATCATATTTGCAATCTCTGCATTCGAACCAGTTGACGACGAGTTAGATTGGTCTTTGGTATATCCAGAATTAGCAGGAGGTCAAGCAGCAGCAAAAGAAAGAGAAGAAAATCCTCAAGGATTATTATCTCAAAAATTAGACAGTTTATTAAAAGAAGCTAAAATAGATGGGGAACTTATTTCTAGCTTAGGGGAAAGCATCAAGAATTTTGAAGGTGCTGCAAAAAACATGTCATCTACTGTAGATTCTATCGAAGCCACTAAAAAATATGGTGAAGAGTTATCTTTAGCAGCAGCTCAAATGGAATCTTTAAACAGTATGTATAAAGTACAATTAGAAAGCATTAACAAACAAACTTCAATTAACGAGGAGTCTGTAGAAAATGCGGCCAAATTAAAAGAGCAAATGCAATCTTTAGCATCTAACCTGTCTTCATTAAACGGTGTATACGGTGGAATGTTATCTGCAATGAACAAAGACTAA
- a CDS encoding LVIVD repeat-containing protein — translation MKRILLILSMFVVLYSCNKNDDENLDLVTVATPEFVSKTEFRKMVDIVPPRPVKQAGKIYAYNDYIFVNDVNKGVHIIDNSNPESPKAIKYITIPGNEDISIKDNYLYADSATDLVVFNISNINDITQVERLENVFEIYNYRIPEEAFATDYSDFNWDTDIIIDWKLEQKPREDVEPNILIDRGVMFNDAVLASAAESNVGTGGSLARFQIKDDYLYTVGSYSMAIFNIKNLGSPILENTQYAGWNIETMFEADDYLYLGSTNGMYIYDLNNPAEPAYVSEFVHWEGCDPVVVDGDYAYLTLRGGNACGQIESVLEVIDIHDKSNPTLAKRYTLENPYGLGIKSNMLYVCDGTAGLKLFNRNTPVDLDLVRTIGDIQATDVIPLQDKLIMIGDNTLYQYSYLENNISFLSAFTLN, via the coding sequence ATGAAACGTATTCTTTTAATCTTATCCATGTTTGTTGTTTTATATTCTTGCAACAAAAACGACGATGAAAATCTAGATTTAGTAACTGTAGCCACTCCCGAATTTGTTAGTAAAACAGAGTTTAGGAAAATGGTGGATATAGTTCCTCCTAGGCCTGTAAAACAGGCTGGGAAAATATATGCCTACAACGATTACATTTTTGTTAACGATGTCAATAAAGGGGTTCATATCATAGATAATAGCAATCCTGAGTCACCAAAAGCCATTAAGTATATTACTATTCCAGGAAATGAAGATATTTCAATTAAAGATAATTACCTGTATGCCGATAGTGCTACAGATTTGGTGGTTTTTAATATCTCTAATATAAATGATATTACTCAAGTAGAGCGATTGGAAAACGTATTTGAGATTTACAATTACAGAATTCCAGAAGAGGCTTTTGCTACCGATTATAGCGACTTTAATTGGGATACCGATATTATAATAGATTGGAAGCTAGAACAAAAACCAAGAGAAGATGTTGAGCCAAATATTTTGATAGACAGGGGTGTGATGTTTAATGATGCCGTGCTGGCCAGTGCAGCAGAATCTAATGTGGGGACGGGTGGTTCTTTAGCACGCTTTCAAATAAAGGATGATTATTTGTACACTGTGGGGTCTTACAGTATGGCTATTTTTAATATTAAAAACTTAGGGAGTCCAATTTTAGAGAATACACAATATGCCGGTTGGAATATAGAAACCATGTTCGAGGCAGACGATTATTTATACTTGGGCAGTACAAATGGTATGTATATTTACGACTTAAACAATCCTGCAGAACCAGCCTATGTCTCTGAATTTGTGCATTGGGAAGGTTGTGATCCAGTTGTGGTCGATGGTGATTATGCTTATCTTACATTGCGTGGCGGAAATGCTTGCGGACAGATAGAAAGTGTTTTGGAGGTTATTGATATCCATGATAAATCCAATCCAACATTGGCAAAGCGCTACACATTAGAAAACCCCTATGGTTTGGGTATAAAAAGTAATATGCTTTACGTGTGTGACGGCACAGCGGGTTTAAAACTTTTTAATAGGAATACGCCGGTAGATTTAGATTTGGTAAGAACTATTGGTGATATTCAAGCAACCGATGTTATTCCACTACAAGACAAATTAATTATGATTGGAGATAATACGCTATATCAATACAGTTATTTAGAAAACAATATTAGCTTTTTAAGTGCATTTACGCTTAATTAA
- the gldK gene encoding gliding motility lipoprotein GldK has translation MKKIFLLTLAITILTSCGSKDRGELVGVKGKKWHPEKPYGMELIPGGAFIMGKADDDLAGVQDAPAKTVTVRAFYMDATEITNSEYRQFVHWVRDSILRMKLAVLADEVGLTPEDEGTIGEYAFKDADTTDMSVYEKYMYENYTGLGPTGYEGRKINKDIDLVYDTSEYIDMYYAEVMDTMYLPMEESYNGQRTWDVKKFKFQYNYMDIKEAAKNRGVARKDVIKKDEVEIYPDTTVWIRDFAYSYNEPMHNDYFWHDAYSDYPVVGVTWKQAKAFCEWRTINKNSYQKSKKGAALVNRFRLPSEAEWEYAARGGLQAATYPWGGPYTKSDRGCFMANFKPVRGDYAADQALYTVEAKSYEPNDYNLYNMAGNVAEWVNASYDPASYEYTSTINPSVNDDDNTRKVIRGGSWKDVAYFLQVSSRDYEYADSARSYIGFRTVQDYMGTKVTSNGSK, from the coding sequence ATGAAGAAGATTTTTTTATTAACCTTAGCAATAACAATTTTAACCAGCTGCGGCTCTAAAGATAGAGGAGAACTGGTAGGTGTTAAAGGTAAAAAATGGCACCCTGAAAAACCTTATGGGATGGAGCTTATTCCAGGAGGTGCATTTATAATGGGTAAGGCCGACGACGATTTAGCTGGTGTGCAAGATGCTCCTGCTAAAACGGTTACTGTAAGAGCCTTTTACATGGATGCCACCGAAATCACTAATAGTGAATATCGTCAATTTGTTCATTGGGTTAGAGACTCTATCCTAAGAATGAAGCTGGCGGTTCTTGCCGATGAGGTTGGATTAACACCTGAAGATGAAGGAACAATCGGTGAATATGCATTTAAAGATGCAGATACCACCGATATGTCTGTATATGAGAAGTATATGTACGAGAATTATACAGGATTAGGTCCAACAGGTTACGAGGGAAGAAAAATTAATAAAGACATCGATTTAGTTTACGATACTTCAGAATATATAGATATGTATTACGCAGAAGTAATGGATACGATGTATTTGCCTATGGAAGAATCTTATAATGGACAACGTACTTGGGATGTAAAGAAATTTAAGTTCCAATACAACTACATGGACATTAAAGAGGCTGCCAAAAATAGAGGTGTAGCAAGAAAAGATGTTATAAAGAAAGACGAAGTTGAAATCTATCCAGATACTACAGTTTGGATCAGGGATTTCGCTTATTCCTATAATGAGCCAATGCACAATGATTATTTCTGGCATGATGCTTACAGCGATTATCCTGTAGTAGGAGTGACCTGGAAACAAGCTAAAGCCTTTTGTGAGTGGCGTACCATTAACAAGAACTCATATCAAAAATCTAAAAAAGGTGCCGCTTTGGTAAACAGATTTAGATTGCCATCAGAGGCAGAGTGGGAGTATGCGGCCAGAGGCGGTCTGCAAGCTGCTACTTACCCTTGGGGAGGTCCTTACACTAAAAGTGATAGAGGATGCTTTATGGCAAACTTTAAACCTGTAAGAGGTGATTATGCTGCAGATCAGGCATTGTACACTGTAGAGGCTAAGTCTTACGAACCAAACGATTACAATTTGTATAACATGGCCGGTAACGTGGCAGAATGGGTAAATGCATCTTACGATCCTGCGTCTTACGAGTATACTTCAACCATTAACCCAAGTGTTAACGACGATGATAATACACGAAAAGTTATTAGAGGTGGCTCATGGAAAGATGTTGCTTACTTCTTACAAGTAAGTTCAAGAGATTACGAATATGCAGATTCAGCTAGAAGTTATATTGGATTTAGAACCGTACAGGATTATATGGGAACTAAAGTAACAAGTAACGGTAGCAAATAA
- the gldM gene encoding gliding motility protein GldM, which yields MAGNNLSPRQKMINLMYLIFIAMLALNMSKEVLSAFGLMNEKLTQSNEAATARNEAFVASLDQKANDQPDKYKPLKAKAHQIDLLATKFDNYLEDLKSKMIAKIEDPTDYEIMDKGDYLDENFFKGDVIKDEGLDFLEQMKDFREGVAEVLEGQNGMEGIIKDVQKNFNTDDVINRDGRPVQWLDYHYKGFPLVASLTKMTQLQADIKTTESQVLSAMLQGTLAGEVSMNNYTTLMETSKAAYFNGEKFDGEIVLGRKDASTKPNRVELTLDGTPLKEGQYTIEDGKVKLNVGAGRAGEHKIEGKLIFAQDGEEIEVPVSQTFATVPKPNSATISADKMNVVYRGVKNPMTISFAGVSDNKVVANAGSYLNRTGGSKYVMDVTKAPGREITINVSGTLPDGQKVSDNAKFRIKDLPKPTGTVRGEDGLIKMQKSALEISTVGAKFDDFDFELPLRVAEFKFKVPGQPTIIVKGSKLDTRAKAALRKAKRGSIVQVFDIQAKASGVSVKIKKVSPVSIELTN from the coding sequence ATGGCAGGAAATAATTTATCACCAAGACAGAAGATGATTAATCTGATGTATTTAATCTTCATTGCGATGTTAGCATTAAATATGTCTAAGGAGGTGCTATCCGCCTTCGGATTAATGAACGAAAAGCTTACGCAATCTAACGAAGCAGCAACAGCCAGAAATGAAGCATTTGTAGCGAGTTTAGATCAAAAGGCAAACGATCAACCTGACAAGTATAAGCCTTTAAAGGCTAAAGCGCACCAGATAGATCTTTTAGCAACAAAATTCGACAACTATCTTGAAGACTTAAAAAGCAAGATGATTGCTAAAATAGAAGATCCTACAGATTATGAAATCATGGACAAAGGCGATTATCTAGATGAAAACTTTTTCAAGGGGGATGTAATCAAAGATGAAGGTCTTGATTTTTTAGAACAAATGAAAGATTTTCGTGAAGGTGTTGCAGAAGTACTCGAAGGACAAAACGGAATGGAAGGTATCATAAAAGATGTCCAAAAGAATTTCAATACTGATGATGTTATCAATCGTGATGGAAGACCAGTACAGTGGTTGGATTATCATTACAAAGGATTTCCTTTAGTGGCTTCTTTAACTAAGATGACACAACTACAGGCAGATATCAAAACTACAGAGTCTCAGGTGTTATCTGCAATGTTACAAGGTACATTAGCCGGTGAGGTTTCGATGAATAACTATACTACCTTAATGGAAACATCAAAAGCTGCATACTTTAATGGAGAGAAGTTTGATGGAGAAATCGTTTTAGGTAGAAAAGATGCCTCTACAAAACCAAACAGAGTTGAACTAACTTTAGATGGTACTCCTTTAAAAGAAGGACAGTATACTATCGAGGATGGTAAAGTAAAACTTAATGTTGGAGCTGGTCGAGCTGGCGAGCATAAAATAGAAGGGAAATTAATATTTGCTCAAGATGGTGAGGAGATAGAAGTTCCTGTAAGTCAAACTTTCGCTACGGTTCCTAAACCAAACTCGGCTACAATTTCTGCTGATAAAATGAATGTGGTATATAGAGGTGTTAAAAACCCAATGACCATTTCATTTGCAGGAGTTTCTGATAATAAGGTTGTTGCCAATGCGGGTAGCTATTTGAATAGAACAGGCGGAAGTAAATATGTAATGGATGTTACTAAGGCTCCAGGTAGAGAGATTACTATCAATGTTTCAGGTACTTTACCTGATGGTCAAAAAGTTTCTGATAATGCTAAATTCAGAATCAAAGATTTACCAAAACCAACTGGTACGGTAAGAGGTGAAGATGGTTTAATTAAGATGCAAAAGAGTGCGCTTGAAATCTCAACCGTTGGTGCTAAATTCGATGATTTCGATTTCGAATTACCATTACGTGTCGCAGAATTTAAGTTTAAAGTTCCTGGTCAACCTACAATAATTGTAAAAGGTAGTAAGTTAGATACAAGAGCAAAAGCAGCATTACGCAAAGCAAAACGTGGATCTATAGTACAAGTGTTCGATATTCAGGCTAAGGCTTCTGGTGTTAGTGTGAAAATCAAAAAAGTATCCCCAGTTTCTATAGAGCTTACAAACTAG